DNA sequence from the Parambassis ranga chromosome 1, fParRan2.1, whole genome shotgun sequence genome:
GCGGGTTGCCCTGGTCGATAGGCAGGCTGATGACCTCAGCCACCTCATAAGGATGGTTAGAGCTGGAGAGGACAACAACAGTTTTACAAGTCAACTGAGAGCACAAACAAGCAGGCAGGGCATATAACTACCACTGCTTAAAGTGTGCATGAGTCATGGCAGCTAATGGAACAAGTATTTAACACGATGTTCCTATGTGAGACAGGTAGGGGTGAGGTTAAAAATAAACTCACCGGACGTATTCAGCAAGAGCAGGCACCTTAGAGCTTCTTGTTTTAATCAtctgaaagaagagagagactgagTGAAAAAGATTCAACACACGCTTGTGTCTGACTCCTTAATTATTCTGGGCTTTAAATATTAAAGCACATGTCAGTCAAAAGacagaatataaaatataatatgagTATCACTTTTTTGTACTTCACTTATGTCAAAGTATTGACACAAAGAGCAGCTCCACCATTAGCTGCAGCACAGTTTGcctattttaaaataatattttaattaattaaatataaatgatccacacacagctgagactcATTCAACAGTGACTAAATGAAATTATAGAAGTCAGATGTCCTACCAAAGGTTGAGGTAAggagtttaaaggtagggtaggagattttgaaaactcagcgagtttctctctgagctcaccccgaagccatgcctcccaatcacatggacgcgcattacctgaagacgacttcggccatcatgcacgtacctctctggtgcgtgcagagcaggaagagagtgacaacctgCCAATAGTTGGCGCAGGGTCGTCTCAgtggattggctgatgtttttagcgttttatagcttccacagatgattcatattcttcgttttaaagcaaaactgctgaactaatcggttgctatcggattgtaaagagaagatacactgatttaacaaaaagtgcatcagaatgaaatctcctaccctacctttaatgtttgatcaccACAGTACCACAACAAAGGCTGCCAATACAGTCCTCTGATATGTGAAataagaaaattaattaatttaattttacacaGAAAGGATTTACTGAACACTCACCAGAAGCACCTCATTGTCCTCCTCAATCTTTCCCTGCCATTCATATCTGAAGGAGCAAGAAATAATCATTTTGCATATGAACCCTTCAtgtataatctttttttttctttagcaaACACTTACATAGATTTAATAGCTGGGACAATGTTGACACAAGCAGCTAGCTTCCTTTCCACAATGCCCCTGTGAAAATGAATCAGACATAAATCCCTGTTCCCATATAAGCTGACAACAATGCTTAATAATGTTGACTGAAAGGTGGAACTGAAACATTAGTCTAGCAGTGTTATGCAAACGTTTGGGCACCCCTTAGATTGTCAATTGCCGAGCTTCTGAAGCAGCAACTTCATTTTAATATGCCATACCTtatggaaacacaaacatttcaggTGGAATAAATTATAAAAAAGCATAGGTAACTGCTGGCCGTGCTTGTTCTATGTACCTTCTTAGAGAGTGGAAACATGGGGGCCTCTAAACAACTCTCCACTGACCTAAAAACTAAGACTATTCATTACTATGAATTAAGAGAAAAGTACAAAATTATCTGGACTGTCTATCGCCACTGTCAGAAATGtaatggagaaatggaaggccACAGGAGCAGTCACTGTGAAGGAAAGAGGTGGTAGgctgaaacaaacacaggaaaGGCACAGGCAAAGGATGGTTAGAATggtcacagagcagccacagacCAC
Encoded proteins:
- the LOC114434990 gene encoding protein CutA homolog isoform X2; the protein is MFQLLRTVGLRAFSMASETYTSGTHSAAFVTCPNDTVARDLARGIVERKLAACVNIVPAIKSIYEWQGKIEEDNEVLLMIKTRSSKVPALAEYVRSNHPYEVAEVISLPIDQGNPPYLKWIGDIVPE